One Fibrobacter sp. UWB2 DNA window includes the following coding sequences:
- a CDS encoding FISUMP domain-containing protein, which produces MSFAKSYKFTMIALALCAVGFIACSDSDSSSDANGEDNVLSIKLGETPVNGGVLLLGKGESFYELNLESNGEWRIENNSTFIDSVLPESGLGNADVKIHVKKNDSEGQRKGELRVVFPKDTSLNTVIDLRQMYSGDYEDNDASFDSLEMGAIFACSFMGLFSKEAALQCLTDAFEKSENYRVDPRDGKMYKLEKIGSQLWMAENLLYETPNSYCYDDNADNCKKYGRLYEWDAAMEACPKGWHLPSKYEWNELFYGIVKNKGKALKSTSDWLRDGNGSDDYGLNVLPAGYKDSEYRSLGDIARFWTSTDDHGYTAFLVRIEALKDDAYLNEEVKYNANSVRCLKD; this is translated from the coding sequence ATGAGCTTTGCAAAAAGTTATAAATTCACGATGATCGCACTTGCTTTGTGTGCGGTCGGTTTCATTGCCTGCTCGGATTCGGACAGTTCTAGTGACGCAAACGGTGAAGACAACGTGCTCTCTATCAAATTGGGTGAGACGCCTGTCAACGGTGGCGTGCTGTTGCTTGGCAAGGGGGAGAGCTTCTATGAACTAAATCTGGAATCCAACGGTGAGTGGCGTATCGAAAATAATTCCACTTTTATCGATTCGGTCTTGCCGGAATCGGGTTTGGGTAATGCGGATGTGAAAATCCATGTGAAAAAGAATGATTCAGAGGGGCAGCGTAAGGGGGAATTACGTGTCGTTTTTCCCAAGGACACTAGTCTGAATACAGTCATTGATTTGAGGCAGATGTATAGCGGAGATTATGAAGATAATGACGCTTCTTTTGATTCTCTTGAAATGGGTGCGATTTTCGCTTGTAGTTTTATGGGACTGTTTAGCAAGGAGGCTGCGTTACAGTGCCTGACGGATGCGTTTGAGAAGAGTGAAAATTATAGGGTTGATCCCCGTGATGGTAAAATGTATAAATTGGAAAAAATCGGCTCGCAACTTTGGATGGCAGAGAATCTTCTGTATGAAACACCGAATAGCTATTGCTATGACGACAATGCGGATAATTGTAAAAAATATGGTCGACTTTACGAATGGGATGCGGCTATGGAGGCGTGCCCCAAAGGGTGGCACTTGCCGAGTAAGTACGAATGGAATGAATTATTTTATGGAATTGTAAAAAATAAGGGCAAGGCTCTCAAATCTACTTCAGACTGGCTGCGCGATGGAAACGGAAGTGATGACTACGGCCTTAACGTTTTGCCTGCAGGTTACAAGGATAGCGAGTATCGTTCCTTAGGTGATATAGCACGGTTCTGGACTTCGACAGATGATCACGGCTATACTGCGTTCTTGGTACGTATAGAAGCGCTTAAAGACGATGCCTATCTGAACGAAGAGGTAAAGTACAACGCAAACAGTGTTCGTTGTCTAAAGGATTAG